One genomic window of Salvia miltiorrhiza cultivar Shanhuang (shh) chromosome 4, IMPLAD_Smil_shh, whole genome shotgun sequence includes the following:
- the LOC131022539 gene encoding uncharacterized protein At2g39795, mitochondrial-like codes for MLRAASTKLFRARNTFSNPLLCRRRFSAAAPFERYVIDAHKILADALDSEIKHTQMISLRPAAPADFPFKLQHTPSERVKLTRELDGEEIEVMLLGNDQNHDADEDDGATTTDSDSDTDDCPDSDEESPAKSATDLIIKISKPNGKSMKFFATASRSADKIEIQRLTTKDGDGDNNVVCSQLFIAPESELQMALREFLEVRGIKKSIAKFLYDYMNWKSKLPYDGVLRSVEAYSAEKSVQDKNIRMLRKLKKIIKDW; via the exons ATGCTTCGCGCAGCTTCAACTAAACTATTTCGCGCCAGAAATACATTCTCTAATCCTCTCCTTTGCCGCCGCCGTTTCTCCGCCGCTGCCCCATTCGAGCGCTACGTAATCGACGCTCACAAAATCCTCGCCGATGCATTGGATTCCGAAATCAAACACACTCAGATGATCTCCttg AGGCCAGCAGCCCCAGCTGATTTCCCTTTCAAATTGCAACACACTCCCAGCGAGCGCGTCAAGCTGACGAGGGAGCTCGACGGAGAGGAAATTGAGGTCATGCTACTTGGCAACGACCAAAATCACGACGCCGATGAAGACGACGGCGCCACCACCACCGACAGCGACAGCGATACAGATGACTGCCCCGATTCCGATGAGGAATCTCCCGCGAAATCTGCAACTGATCTGATAATTAAAATCTCCAAACCAAATGGAAAATCAATGAAGTTTTTCGCCACTGCATCTAGATCTGCTgataaaattgagatccagagaTTGACTACTAAGGATGGTGATGGTGATAATAATGTGGTCTGCTCTCAGCTGTTCATCGC GCCAGAGAGCGAGTTGCAGATGGCGTTGAGAGAGTTTCTCGAAGTGAGAGGGATTAAGAAATCGATTGCTAAATTCTTGTACGATTATATGAACTGGAAATCCAAGCTTCCCTATGATGGCGTACTGAGATCTGTTGAAGCGTATTCGGCCGAAAAATCCGTTCAGGACAAAAATATTAGAATGCTGAGGAAGCTGAAGAAAATTATTAAGGATTGGTGA